GTACAGGAGATGCAGAAGAAGATTGACTGAGTGGCCCCGATTGTCCAGGAACATATGAGAGCCGCCcaggaggaacagaaatgaGTGTACACCCGTTCAGTGCAACCCTGCGAGTCCCAACCTGGCGATCGGGTACTCCTGCTAGTGCTAAACATCTCCTGCAAGTTCCTAGCTCGGTGGCAGGGCCCATATACAGTCCTCGAGAAGAGAGGTGCTGTGAACTATCGCCTACAGCAGCCCGGTAAGCGAGCAGAAATGAAAACGTACCACGTGAACCTGCTGAAGCGGTGCCTAGAGCCAGCACCAGTATTGTCTGCGTTCGTGGCCCTAGACACAGATCACGACAAGGGTACCTTAGTCCAACTGGGTGAAGATCTCACCCCTACACAAAAACAGGAGCTAACAGAGTTAGCAATTATAGAGGACAATTATACCttaatatcatttttatttcagttattaATGTTAGTTTGACAGATTGTGTTGTTTAACGGAGCTGTCTTTCTTATCTGTGCTGTTCTGCAGGATAATAAAAAATGTCTTCACATGAAGCATGtcttctagtgtgtgtgtgtgtgtgtgtgtgagagagagagagagagagagagagagagagagagagagatcaaaacAGTTTAGATCCAAAACTCTGACCCAAAGCCCATCACACCTGATCTGGATTAACTTCCTGGTGTCTCAGGAGCACAAGCATCAGTACTGATACCGGTCTCTGGTTTCAGTCTGATCATTTACACATAATCCAGTTTCGATACCAGCACTGTAAAACCTGATAagttcattcaactcaaaaaatttgaggaaactaaatACCTcaaaaatttttaagttgataaataaatttctttaaaccaaatacacttaaatagacTTAACTGAgtaattttttgttatatttaagtggattttgcttaaagaaattgatttatcaacttaaaaattttgaggtatttggtttcctcaaattttttgagttaaatgaactaacTGCTTTTACAGTGATGTGATACTAGGTGACATAAGACTTATGGCATTGAGAACTTAGATAATGATGGCATTGATGGAAAAACCTTAATCTTTTAATCTGGCTAGCTCTCAtgatttaaatatcttaaacaagtTACTCTTTGAAATATTGAAAACCAGATAACTGTTAAATGACTTGCTTatgttctttttctctctctttatttatcgTCCTCGGTCTTTTGCCACGTCTCAGCGGTGAACCGGATAAGTGTGATATCTGGGGAAACACTCCTCTTCACCTGGCCGCAGCCAACGGCCACCTCGACTGCCTTTCCTTCCTCGTGTCATTCGGTGCCAATGTGTGGTGTTTAGACAATGACTACCATACGCCGCTGGACATGGCCGCCATGCGAGGACACATGGACACCGTGCGGTATCTGGACTCTGTCGCTGCCAAGCAGAGCACCCTCAACCCCAAGCTGGTGAGGAAGCTGAAGGAGCGAGCATTCCATAACGCAGAGCAACGCATTAAACACTGCGCAGAACTGCAGCACGAAAACCAGCGGCGCATGGAGAAAAAATTCCTGAAAGAGACTGTGGATTCGGGCGCATCCGGGTCCGTGAGATTCTCCGTGAGCTATGGCCGCAAAATCCCACAATTCAACACTGTTAACTCCAGCATCAGCTACACACAGGTATACACACATAGAACTCACCGACCTTCTTTTCCACAGGGACGTGCCGTATATACGGATTATAAAGCTTGtctaattgttgatatggtgacgttttctgtaaggagatatttatttaacatttatggaaggagtctccagtgtcaacgctTTGTAAGAGTCACACACTGtagtttattcattatttatttcatttaagtgTAGATTGTGAATGATTTCTTTTAGTTTAATTATGTATATCTAATTAAACATGCTCTTTATGCTACCGTAGAGTTTCTGATTTAACCCCTGCAGGCCACGCTGAACTCCAAAGGTAGGACAAAGTTCCCAAAGTGTCTGAAGAAGAAGCAGGCTGATGACACCTTTAAGATCTCTGAAGATGGAAGGAAAAGTGTGCGCTCCCTTTCTGGGCTTCAGCTGGGGAACGACGTGATGTTCCTGAAGCAGCAGACGTACGCAAACCCTCGCCACCGACTCCACGTTCGCAACATGTTCCCTCAAAACCCGAATGATTTATGTGACGATGACGAGGATGATGATGTGGCCGTGGTTTCTCATGCAGTGAGTGATCCAGGTTTGTATAATGACCCGGGACAGCGCTCTCTATTCTCCCGGCCTGGTCTCGGGACTCTTGTTTTCCGACGGAATTACGGCAGTGATGGAGTTCAGGAAGATGATTCGTACAGTGTTGAAGGTCAGGTGTCATCATGGAGAGAACAGAATATTCATTTCAGAGAGGGCATATGTCTCGGACGTCCCAGCCTGGATCAGGACACCATCAGCAACAGACTCTTAAAGgtacaaaaacatacaaaccTACAGCAGAGAGAGTGGCGTGAAAATATAAATCTACCTGCTGAAACGTCTTGTTTTTATctgacaaataaaaacagaataacgCGGTTCACACTAACAGAATCTTTTCTTATCCATTTCTTATCTGCTTTTCCATGAATTTCTCACTAGGAACAAGTCGATGGTGTCGGTTGTTAGTTTGTGTTTTGTAGGCATGTGGCGACCTCTACTTGTAGCTTTTAAAAATTCTGACATATTGTCACGTGATCTCCAAAATTCCAAGATGGAGGACTTTATTGCAGCATTGTTTTCTGTATTCTGTGCTTAATTCCATGTTGGACTGCGTCATATCCTGTATAAATATGTCTTGCAGGCTTTTCTGTGGGATTGCGATGAtgggaatgatgatgatgatgatgatgaagtagAGTATGATGGTCTGCAGCATTGCTCCTCTCCTCTGGAGGTGTTCTTGGTGTCCCAGGGTTTAGGTGAGTTCCTGTTCCTTTTCGTGAAGGAGCAAATGGACCTGGAAGCTCTGATGCTGTGCTCCGAGCCTAACTTGTGCATCATCAACGTTCCACTCGGACCCAGGAAGAAGCTTCTGGAAGCCTGCAGTCGGCGCAGACACACTCTGCAGCGAGCCAGGGCCATGTGTGACACGCAGCTCTGAGTTTGTATGCAAAGATCAACCTGACGGGTGAAGAAACCATCTGTGGAAAGTTCAATTTAAATCGTGCGCTTCTCTGATAAATAAGAGTCGTTGTGTTTACATCGTTGTAGCTACAACTGAAGAATCCGGAAGGTTCTTGGATGTTGGATGtcagtgtatatactgtatggtcATGTAGTTTGGAGAttattccttaaaaaaaaatacttacagAAAGTCATTACTCCAATAGTTTATGAAATCCTTTTATATAGATGaataatatttgtttgtttttggcatgtcttttttttttttttttttaaatatatataaattagacGCAGAACTTGAAGGCATCCTGttgtcgggttcctctcaaggtttcttcctcttaaaacatcttagggagtttttcctcaccaccgtcgccactcagtggcttgctcagttgggataaattcacacctttaatatctgtataccgtgttgatatttctgtaaagctgctttgagacaatgtctattgtaaaaagtgctgtacagataaaatttaactgaattgaattgaattgaaggcATATAAATGGAATTGATGTGTGTAgttgatcatttttaataaatcaatATATAATAAGTGGTTGTTAGTACAGTATAAGTAAATAAGTGTGTTATAAATGATGTGATGTTTAATTGTATTTCGCTGTTTTGCTGTTGTTCTAAATGCTGAAATAAATAGTTGATGTTACAGCAGCTGATttctgatattattattattattagtggtaaTAGAACTGCTACCCAagtcaaatgtatttatatagcacatttaaaaacaactttcCTGGACCATCGTCCATTATGTCTCATAATCTCAAAAATATTTGGCTCATATATGTAAACTCAGTGttcagctcagtgtgtgtgtgtgtgtgtgtgtgtgtgtgtgtgtgtgtgtgtgtgtgtgtgtgtgagtttatttaataatctgccatgacaaaaaaaatcacatgatgGAAAAGTTCTAGAAGtatcaaaataatatttataatgtcaTGCGGTTATCTGGAATTCAGCCGCACTGCAGAAACTGTCATTGAaattgaaatgatgaaataacattaaaacacaaacacataacaCACTACAACATCCCTCTATGAAACTCCATAAAACACACCATGATCTATAAACAGCAATAAGTGTGTTCAATCATAATCCTTTTATGATGTTTTTACTttcacatattttattttatattctattttagttatttatttacttatatttttAAGTATTTCTTACTCTAATTCTGTATAAGGTTATGATGTGAGGAAACTCAGCATGCAAACAGCTTCTAACCCTGACAGTCTAACAGAAGGTCACTCTgatatgtacatttttatacatttcctATACGTGTCATGTGATCTTAGGAGGCCTGTATACTGGgagaacaaaaaataaagtgaTAAAGGACAATGCAGtgaaggttttgcttttcagtatGTGATGTTTCCTGTATGTGACTAATGGAACGTGATACAGCGTGTGTATTGTATTTCGCCCAAACAGAACCACACACTGGAATATAAAGCAGCAGCGGTGTGGATTGGTGGATCAGAGTAACTTCTGACACACATTCACTGTAAATTTCTTTAACAAAGCATCCCTCTGATCATTTTTCATTGAAGAGATAAGAGCAGTGTCTCCAATGAAGAACAACATGATCATATTGTATATCACTTCTCATTTTCCCTCCAGTGTGATTGTTTTATTTCCATGTTGAAATATCTGCTAGTGAATCTTTGTGGAAGAGTTTTCGGACATTTCTGGTGTTCAGAAGCGTACAGTGGAtgtaaaagtttacacacccctgttaaaatggccagttttttttatttaaaaaaaagaaacctagataaatcatgtcagaattttttctacatttactgtgaaattttatttcttagaattaaaatgattagaatcattttattgtttataagtttgcacacccctaaactaatacttattTGAAGCAGCTTTAGATTTGATCTCAgcattcagtctttttgggtaagggTCGATCAGTTTGGAGCGTCctgacttagcaatattttgccattctaccttacaaaagcattctaactctgTCAGATGGTCTGGACGTCTCGTGTACACaaccctcttcaggtcaccacgcagatgcttgattggatttaggtctggactctggctgggccattccACAACCTTGAACTCGTTTTGgtgaagccgttcctttgttgatctggaggtttgttTCGGGTCCTTGTTgtactgaaaggtgaaattcctcttcatctgaagtgttttagcagaagacTAATTAGCAGAAGGTATTTGGAGCTACAGGACCAGCTggactttatttggggttaataaGCCACTTTAATTGGTGGCAGGTGTACACTGATTAGTATTTATCATGAGTCTGAATGTGATTGATTCTGAACAATGTCACATTCttaattataaaagaaaaaaaaatacatttctggtATCACATGATATTTCtatgttgcaatttcacaataacggtagaaaaggttctgacatgatttaacttttaggttttttttacatcacaaaaacctgtcattttaacaggggtgcgtatactttttatatccactgcaATTCCAGTTCTGGATTTAACAAACAATCGAATACCAGAGGACAAATATCAAATCATTAGGAAGTGATAATTATGGCTTAAATGATTTCAGCGTTTGGGCagctcacaccttcagggtcggggggtcgattcccaccgtgttcctgtgtgtgtggagtgtgcatgttctccccgtgctgcgggggtttcctccgggtactccggtttcctcccccagtccaaacacatgcatggtaggctgatcggcgtgtccaaagtgtccgtagtgtatgaatgggtgtgtgtgattgtgccctgagatggattgaTACCCCGTCCAgtgtgtaccccaccttgtgccccatgctccctgggataggctccaggttctccgtgacccagcaggataagcggtatagaagatggatggatggatttcagcCATTAAAAGGTTGAAATACATCCCAAACACGTATACTGTATTGACTGGAATATATCAGAAACTTGAGTCTCATATCTCAGCTTTGGAGCAGAATAGGAACACCAAACCTGCTCACCTGGATAAGTCTTCTGCATAAGTCTCAGACCTACTGTGTGAATCTGGGGACAACTGGACTACCCGCCCAACCCCCCTTGCCCCTCTTAGAAAGGAGGGAAGATTTGGTCTTCCTATCACGCTCCAAAGCTGAGATCCGAGGTTCAAATTCGTGATATATTACAGTTAGTATACAGATATACACTGATTGCACTTCAGTATGGCATGACTGCTACACAGTGATGAAAGGGAAATATAATGTATTCTGCATCAGTAAAAAgaacactttatatttataaacattttttacattctaTTATATaacagaccacttttcagacaaaaatccGTGATGGAGTGTGTCGGGTTTCACCTGCAAAATTCcccaagatgctcagtaaaaacGTATTCTCTCTGAAGGGATTTTTTCTTTACAGCGTTTCTTTACACGTGCCTAAGACTCTTGTACAGTAGTGAATACAGCAATTTACTCTAAACGAAGGTTATTTTCGGGAAGGGGCAGACAATCAGACATTAACAGGAACAGTAAGTCAATAAATCTTACTTACTTATAAATCtaatacattaaataataaagctgTTGATGATCATTTTCACACTTTAAGCTTCCAACAGTCCAATTAAATCCCACATCATGATTCAATCATAATTTTTAACCATTAAtggctttaaataaaaagaaataaaaacttaGCCTAATGTTTTCTGATTTAAGACATTTTAGAAtgtaatttttgtttttactctgCGGCACTAACGTTGAAGAAACTCCATGTAATTGAATACTCTGCCCGTGAGTAAACACTACCTGGCAtttgctaatttatttatttatacttgcCTTTAACGTTACTTGATCTTATCGTCCTGTTTCCTGTTAGCATGTTGATCAGTGTAGAACACACATCACCGGATGTTCAGGATCTTCAGGATTGAGTGAAACACAGAAGATTTTTTTATTGcgaataaaaacacaaacacacgaaATAATAGCCGACTTTATTGTTgttgaaaatacaaaataaaatcatgtacaTGACATTTACATCCCACCTGTACaggaaatatttattataatggcATGTGAGGCAGGAAATAAACCCATAAACacagtatataacatttataatatgCACATAAGATGTgaaattcatatttaaaaaaatagataataataatgtgtacgATCTGAACACAGTAAATGTTAATGACTGGATTTTCACTTGTCCTAAATGAATCTGTTTTAATACGTCACTGTTACAGGTATGAtcacagtaaaataataaaaacaagagtTAACGTCTTTCTAACGTGAGCTAGATTTAGCTTACAGCTAGCTAGATTTACACGTTGGTGATCGTTTCCTACTGACTCAAGCTAATGTTGTGTTTAGGAAGTAATCAGCGCTGAGTGATTAGCAAGAGAACCAGGACAGGAATCTGTAGAGCAGTGCCTCTCAAACTGGGGGCCGTAAGATGGCGCCCAGGGGCCACTTAGAAATTCGAgaacattgttttatttttaaaattaattacaaaattAATATGTAAGTCAGGATTGTGAACCTTTACACTATGATGTCCATCAAAacaagaaatattaataaatgaaatcaattCTACACAGCACACTAAAGACACACAGAGATCTGTCGATATACCAGTATAGCGTTAGCCACACACAGATGAAACataaaactatttcaaatgGATACGTTTTTAGAAAGAGGACGTGGTGTCTTGGCTGAGGAAGATCATACAGAAAAGCCTAgcgtgaaaaaaagagaaactgcGAAGATTTGACGACTTTAGGGGGCCACACAGGGGCGCATCCTACACAAGGGGGCCTCACGgtgaaaaagtttgagaaccactgctataGAGGAACTTTTCATATTTAGAAGATATTCTCTAATCTCTAGTCCCAAAAACTCTCATTGTTTAGCCTCTGactaaatcattttaattagcaTGCTAGTCGTTTTTGGTAGTTAATTAACAGTCGAAGAATTAAACAAGGTTTGATCTGTTCAGTTTGGCAAGAACTCAGTCTCGGAACTCTAGAACCAAGTCCGAATGGGCGGAACCAGAGAACCACCTGGACAGCGGGACTTCAGCTCAGAATCAGTGGAGAAAAACTCTTAAAACTGAAGGTTCCTCAAAGGTTCTTACATGTTTAACGTGTTTCTACTGTAGCTGGAGGGACGTGATAGAGAAAAGACCTGCTGTAGGGTTCTAGCTTTAAACGTGgaacaaactgaagaacccGCTAAGGTGCGTGGTGGGATCTTAAAGCACTCCAAATATACCAGACCAATTCTTGTAATGATCTTATAATCTGAAAAGGGCGTGGCCTTCGCTCAAAACCAATGAGATTATAactccaaaatgaattaaataaagataaaaatggaCAGAACATCgctgagaaaaaggaaaaaatggtTTCTCAAAGGTTCTTTCTTACAAATACATGCTAATTGTAGCACCAGTTAGCATGTGCAAAGTTTATATTAGCTAGCCACGCCCACTTATTTATAAGTGTTTGAGTTTGAGGAGGACATGAAATACACAAACAGCACTTAATTAAGTTCCTGTTACTGTTCATAC
This is a stretch of genomic DNA from Ictalurus punctatus breed USDA103 chromosome 13, Coco_2.0, whole genome shotgun sequence. It encodes these proteins:
- the LOC108274290 gene encoding pre-mRNA splicing regulator USH1G → MSVHPFSATLRVPTWRSGTPASAKHLLQVPSSVAGPIYSPREERCCELSPTAARGEPDKCDIWGNTPLHLAAANGHLDCLSFLVSFGANVWCLDNDYHTPLDMAAMRGHMDTVRYLDSVAAKQSTLNPKLVRKLKERAFHNAEQRIKHCAELQHENQRRMEKKFLKETVDSGASGSVRFSVSYGRKIPQFNTVNSSISYTQATLNSKGRTKFPKCLKKKQADDTFKISEDGRKSVRSLSGLQLGNDVMFLKQQTYANPRHRLHVRNMFPQNPNDLCDDDEDDDVAVVSHAVSDPGLYNDPGQRSLFSRPGLGTLVFRRNYGSDGVQEDDSYSVEGQVSSWREQNIHFREGICLGRPSLDQDTISNRLLKAFLWDCDDGNDDDDDDEVEYDGLQHCSSPLEVFLVSQGLGEFLFLFVKEQMDLEALMLCSEPNLCIINVPLGPRKKLLEACSRRRHTLQRARAMCDTQL